The stretch of DNA tgcTGTCCGCGGGGTCACCTGCAGGCGGCGCTCTGCATCCCGAGCAGGGCGCGCGCTGGCCCTTTAAGAGGCCCCGCTGAGGGCCTGGGCCCGCCCCCTCTTCCGCCCCGAGCGCCGCCGATTGGCCCCGAGCGCGGCCGAGCGCAGCCGAACTTGACGCACCGCCCGCAGCCTCCTCGGTCCGCCTCCCCGACGCGACGCTCCGGCCGCTTCAGCCAATCGCGGCTCGTCGCGCCGACCCGTATCTGCATGACCACGCCCAGGAGGCGGCGCCGCAGCCAATGGGAGCTCCAGGACAGCTGCGGGAGGCGGGGCGGGCAGGGCGCGCTTGGTTGGAGCGGAGCGGCCCGTGGAAGGTCCGGGAAAGTTTGTGTGGAGGTGAAAACTCGGGGTGCGCGGGGGGCGGGGGACCCCGAGACCCGGAGGGACGGCCCGGAAACACAGGGGGGACCCCGAGATCCGGGGGGACGGCCCGGGAACACATGGGGGTCCCGGAGACCCGGGGGGACGGCCGGAAACCAAGGGGGGACCCCGAGACCCGGGGGGACGGCCCTGGACTCAGGCTCGACACCCCGAATCCCGGCGGGTGACCCCGAACCCCACTGGGCGCCCGGGGCCCTCACGCCGTCTGCCTTGCAGGTCCAGCCGAGCGGCCATGTCCCAGGGCCCCAGGCAGGCCGCCCCGTGAGTGACCTCCTGCCTGCGACCCTGACCTGCGACCCCCGCTGACCCCGCGCCCCCTGACCCCATGTCTACTAACCTCGTCTCCCCCTGACCCCTTGTCCTCCACTGACCCCGTATCGCACTGACCCCACGTCCCCTGACCTCATGTCCACTGACCCCATGTCCCCTGCTGACCCACATCACATTGACCCCACGTCCCCTGACCCCGTTTCTTGCTGACCCCACATCCCCTGCTGACCCCATGTCACGTGACCACATGTCCGCTGCTGACCCCATGTCCCAGACCCCTTGTCCCCTGATCCCGTGTCCTCCACTGACCCAACATCCCCGCTGACCCCTTTCCCCACTGACCCCATGTCCCTGATCCTGCGTCCACTGACCCCGTGTTCCTGACCCCGGGTCCTTGTCCCGTGTCCCTGACCCTGTGTCCCCTGACCCTGCATTGGTCCCTGACCCTGCATTGACTGACCTCATGTCCCCTGACCCGGTGTCCCTGACCCCTGTGTCCCTTACCCCATGTCCCTGACCCCTATCCCCTGACCCTGCGTCCTGTTGACCCTGTGTCCTCCTGACTCCCTGTCCCTGACCCCGTGTCCCTGACCCCTGTCCCCTGACCCCGTGTCCCTGACCCCTGTCCCCTGACCCTGCGTCCTGTTGACCCTGTGTCCTCCTGACTCCCTGTCCCTGACCCCGTGTCCCTGACCCCTGTCCCCTGACCCCATGTCCCTGACCCCTGTCCCCGACCCCGCGTCCCCCACACCAGGCCCGCGAGCAGCAGGGCTCCGGGCCCCCACGGCTACGTGGTTCCGGTCAAGCAGGAACGCGACCCTCGGCCGGGAGAGAAGGGGCCTGCAGAGGAGGAGGTGAGCCCCGCCCCCGGAGGCCACGCCCCGAGAGGCCACGCCCCACGAGGCCACGCCCTGGGAGCTCTGCCCTCAGGGCGGCCACACCCCCGGGAGACCCCACCCAAGAGGCCGCGCCCCCAGGGAGCCCACACCCCAAGAGGCCACCCCGGGAGGCCATGCCCCTCGGGGCCCAAGCATCGCCCCTCGCTGTCCATGCCCTGGTCACGCCCTCCCCCGCTGACCACGCCCTCCCTCCCGCTGGCCCCGCCCTCCCcgctggccccaccctggccccgCCCAGCCCGTCAAGAAGCGCGGCTGGCCCAAGGGCAAGAAGCGGAAGAAGGTGCTGCCCAACGGGCCCAAGGCGCCGGTCACCGGCTATGTGCGCTTCCTCAACGAGCGGCGGGAGCAGATCCGCACGCGCCACCCCGACCTGCCCTTCCCCGAGATCACCAAGATGCTGGGCGCCGAGTGGAGCAAGCTGCAGCCTGCCGAGAAGCAGGTGGGCGCGGGGGCGGAGGGGGCGCGGGGAGACCCCGGGGAACCCCTCGGTGCAGGGAGGGCCTGGGGGTGTGGGAAGCCCCTCGGTGGGTGCACGGAGGACCTAGGgcgcagggagaccctgaggaggggTGCGGGGAACCCCTCGGTGGGTGCCGGGAGGGCCTCGGTGGGCACAGGGAGGCCTGGGGTCGTCCTCACCCCAGCGCCCCCGCCCGCCCCCAGCGGTACCTGGATGAGGCGGAGCGTGAGAAGCAGCAGTACATGAAGGAGCTGCGCGCCTACCAGCAGTCAGAGGCCTACAAGGTGTGCGCCGAGCGACTGCAGGAGAAGAAGATCAAGAGAGGTTGGCAGGGGTGCAGGAGGCGGGGCAGTGGGTGCATGGGATAGAGCTGTGgggtgcaggggcagggctgtggggtgcaggggtggggtagtggggtgcaggggcagggctgtggggtgcaggggcggggctgtggggtgcaggggtggggctggggtgtaGGAATGGGGCTGGGgtgcaggtgaggggctgtggggtgcaggggcagggctgtggggtgcaggggcggggctgtggggtgcaggggtgaggctggggtgcaggggtggggctggggtgcaggaatggggctggggtgcaggggaggggctgtggggtgcagggatggagctgtggggtgcaggggtagggctgtggggtgcaggggtggggctgtggatgcaggggcggggctgtggatgcaggggcggggctgtggggtgcaggggtggggctgtgggtgcaggggtggggcagtgggatgcaggggcagggctgtggggtgcaggggcggcgctgtgggtgcaggggtggggctggggtgcaggggtgcaggggtggggctgtgggGTACAGGGATGGGGCAGTGGGTGCAGGGGCGGAGCTGTGGCCTGCAGGGGTGGAGCTGTGGGGTTCAGGGGGCTGACCCTCCCCTCCCCGTCCCCCAGAGGACTCGGGCTCCCCTGGCCTCCTCAGCGCGGTGCTCAATGGACACAAGGTGAGCACCCCGACCAGGAGAGCCTCCCAGAACTGTTTGGAAGCTTCCAGGCCTccagtggccagggcagcctgggggctggggggctCCCTGCACCCCAGGACACTGACCCTGGCCTGGGGAACGGTGGTGTCGGGGTGGGGGCTGTGCCCCACAACATGGCCCCGTTCCTCCGTCCCAGCCCGGGGACTGCGATGGGCTGTCTGCGTTCGACGTGCCCATCTTTACGGAGGAGTTTCTGGACCAAAACAAAGGTGGGCGTCCAGGGGTGGGTGGGCATCCAGGGGAGGGTGATGGGCGCCCAGAGGTGGGTGGGCATCCCCTTGCATGGGCGTTCAGGCACCcggcctgggctgtggggtgaGCGGGCCTGACTCCCTGCAGCACGCGAGGCGGAGCTGCGGCGCCTGCGCAAAATGAACGTGGCCTTCGAGGAGCAGAACGCGGTGCTGCAGCGGCACACGCAGAGCATGAGCAGCGCGCGGGAGCGCCTGGAGCAGGAGCTGGCGCTGGAGGAGCGGCGCACGCTGGCACTGCAGCAGCAACTGCAGGCCGTGCGCCAGGCGCTCACCGCCAGCTTCGCTGCGCTGCCCGTGCCCGGTGCGTTGGGGCGGGGGCAGCTCGGAGCCGGTCCATGTCCCTCCTGGGGGCtcgtccctgccctgccctgccgggAGCCCCTTGCCCTGCTCGGGTGGCCCATCCCCTCCCCAGCGACCCTACCTCCCTGGCCTGGCTAACCCTCTGACccggtccctgacacccacaggcACGGGCGAGACGCCCACGCTGGGCACACTTGACCTGTACATGGCGCGGCTGCACGGTGCCATTGAGCGTGACCCCACGCGCCATGAGGCCCTCATTGCCCGCATCAAAGAGATCCTGGCTCAGGTGGCCAGGTGGGTACCTCGTGGGTCCCTGGGGTCTGTGGGGGCCGCGAGCTGGGAGGCacgggggtgtgtgtggggagttCACACGCCCTGCCGTCTCCTGCAGCGAGCACCTGTGAAGGGGAACCTGGGGCAGCCCCTTCCCACAGCCGCCCACGGAGCAGAGGCTGCAGTCCGCTGTGGGGGTCCGCTACAGGGACCAGGCCCCATCCTGCACCTTGGGGCTCCAGCCGCCCCCCCCCCAGACTAAGCTCCCCCCAGGCACCGGTTCCTGGGTCACCTGACGGGGCAGGGTGTGGAGGGGGCACACGGGTGCCCACCCCCAGGCGGGGACAGGGGCTCGCTCTGGCTGCGCCTCCCTGGCACCTGGAGGACCCCGCCTTCCTCACCATGGGGTGCCCACTGGGAGTGGGGGTGCTGGTGCTGACGGGGCGACGGGCTCCACCCACTGCGTAATAAAGCTGTGGACAATTACTTCATGGTTGTGTCTGTTTCTGTGGGTGTGCCTAGGGCCCCCACACCTCTGCCCCCAACTCTGAGGTGTGAGATTGCGAACTCGCCCTGGGAACGTGGAAGACAGCGCCCCGCTTCCCCACTGCATCcgtgtccccatcccagccccgcAACCCTGGGGCCGCGCTCAGGTGCCCCATGCCAGGGCCCTTCTCAGCACGGCCCACCATCTTCTCAGGACACCCACCATCTTGTGTCGCCCCACAGAGCAGCCCACCCCTCTGGCCGGGTGGTCCCGTGCTGTGTCCCCTCCCGGCCGGGCAGTCCCCTGCCGTGGCCTCTGGCGgccatcggggagtgaaccagccgaggCCAGACTCTCCGTGCCTTAACTATAAGTGAACGGAAGCAGTTTGCGGAATCCCTTGGCCCGCAGCCTGCAGGCGGGGGCCGGGGCTGGGTTTCCTCCGGGGCTGGCCCTCGCCTGCTCCCAGGCCTTATTAGGCAAGCGGGCGGCACAGGGAATTAGTCAAGATGAGCTCATGGCCGGCCTGGGGTCACCCTGCTGGCCACCGCAGCCTGGGGTCACAGAACACACATTGACGCATTGCTGTAAAATACATGTCaggctctgtccccagccctgaggTGGACATTGGCCACCAGGACGGTTCCCCCGCGCCGGCAGCTTCAGAGACGGGGGGCTCAGCCTGGTCACAATGCTGCACCCCGTCTCACATGCTACGGGGGGGGTGGCAGCAGGTCCGTGGccccacatccacatgggagcccccgatggagttcctggccgctggctgctggctcccccCCGGCCCTGCTCGCCCGCTGCAGCAAAGCTGCATCTCaggaaagtaaaaataagtataaaGAAATCTTTGCAGGAACTTTTAAAAGGAATCCTTCATTATTGTTATTGATTTGCAACacagaccttccttctgctggcgacttcccaagtagccacaatgacctgaGGGGACACAGGCGGGGCCTGCGTCAGGCTAAAGCAGGGAGCTCATCAGGGTCCCATGGGTGCAGGCGCCAGAGGAACGGGGCAGAGCAGGGTGCAGGTTAGCGGGGTGCTGGATGgaaggaggagcagctgggacttgaactggtggacTGTTACGGCAGCTACACTCACTGACagtagtgtctgtgtgtgtgtgtgggctgtccAGGGGTTcctgtgtgggggggggggctgtccAGGGGttcctgtgtgtggggggggctgtccagggttcctgtgtgtgtggggggctgtccagggttcctgtgtgtgtggggcTGTCCAGGGGCTCCTGTGTGTGGTGGGATCCTTGGAGTGCTGGGGGCAGAGGTCATAGGCTGGGGTCAATGGATGGGGACCCTGTGTGTAGGGGGTCCTTGCAGGCTGGGGGCGGAGGTCACAGGGTGGGGGTTCTCCCCTCTTGCACAGGCTCTATGTTTGTGAGTCTTGTTACCAAGCCTTGGCTCAGGTCCCTGGGGAGGGCGCAGCTGGCCCCGGCAGGGCCCCTGGTCCCCGCGGTATCGCCTTCCCCCCCAGGCATCGGGTTCCCGGATCCCCTTACCCAGGGGGTGGCTCGGCTGTGCACTGGgccagggggcggggagggcggcTGCAGGAAGTGGCGGATCCGGACAAGGCGGCGGCCGAGGCCCCTGGTGGGTGGCCGAGCTTCCCGTGGCCATGGAGAGCCCGGCGCCCCCCGAGGCCCCACGCACGCCCCCCGAGTCCCCACGCGCGCCCCCCGAGTCCCCACGCGCGCCCCCCGAGGCCCCGCACGCGCACCCCGAGCCCCCTGCCGCACCCCGTGCCCGCCCGCGTCTCGTCTTCCGCACGCAGCTGGCCCACGGCAGCCCCACGGGCAAGATCGAAGGCTTCACCAACGTCCGTGAGCTCTACGCCAAGATCGCCGAGGCCTTCGGCATCGCACCCACCGAGGTGAGCGTCCCCGGGGACCTGGGGCCTGGACAGGTTGGGGTCCCCCAGCACCCCGCCTCCAGGCTACAGCCCGACCCGCGCCCCATGGCTATCGGGGGACACCCCGTCCAGCCCCTCGCCACGCTCGCCCTGCGGGTCCCTGGGTCTGCTGGACTGGGCTTAGCTCTCAGCCTCAGGGTCCCCTCGGCGGCTCCAGGGCGCGGAAAGCGCGTGGGGCGGCGGTGTGGGGGCGCCGTGGTCACCAGGGGCCGCCCCTCCCCAGGGCCTGCAGAGGTCCCCGCCGCGCGTCCAGGGTGGGGTACGGGGGCCTGAGCCtgcgccccccaccccctgcGGGCAGATCCTCTTCTGCACGCTCAACAGCCACAAGGTGGACATGCAGAAGCTCCTGGGCGGCCAGATCGGCCTGGAGGACTTCATCTTTGCCCACGTGCGCGGGGAGACCAAGGAGGTGGAGGTCACCAAGACGGAGGACGCCCTCGGGCTGACCATCACGGACAACGGAGCTGGCTACGCCTTCATCAAGGTGCGCAGAGGGTGGGGACCCTGCCCTGGTGCGCAGAGGGTGCTGACCCTGCCCTGGGTGCTGACCCTGCCCTGGGTGCTGACCCTGCCCTGGgtgcctgaccctgccctggggtgcctgaccctgccctggggtgctgaccctgccctgggtgctgaccctgccctggggtgctgaccctgccctgggtgcctgaccctgccctggggtgctgaccctgccctgggtgctgaccctgtcctgggtgctgaccctgccctgggtgctgaccctgccctggggtgctgaccctgccctgggtgctgaccctgccctggggtgctgaccctgccctgggtgcctgaccctgccctgggtgctgaccctgccctgggtgctgaccctgccctgggtcctgaccctgccctggggtgcctgaccctgccctggggtgctgaccctgccctgggtgctgaccctgccctggggtgcctgaccctgccctgggtgCTGACCCCGCACCCGTTCCGCAGAGAATCAAGGAAGGCAGCATCATCAACCGCATCGAGGCGGTGTGCGTGGGCGACAGCATCGAAGCCATTAACGACCACTCCATCGTGGGCTGCCGGCACTACGAGGTGGCTCGGATGCTCCGGGAGTTACCCAAAAGTCAGCCCTTCACTCTGCGGCTCGTGCAGCCCAAGCGGGCCTTCGGTGAGGGACCCCAGACCCAGGCGAGGGGGCGGAAGGTTCTAGATGCAAGgctggtgtgtgcgtgtgttgggGGAGGGTCTTCTCCAGGTCACCGCAGAGGGAGcacacagccagacaagaggGCATGAGATGGGAGAGGGGCCTGGCTGGCAG from Ochotona princeps isolate mOchPri1 chromosome 33, mOchPri1.hap1, whole genome shotgun sequence encodes:
- the HMG20B gene encoding SWI/SNF-related matrix-associated actin-dependent regulator of chromatin subfamily E member 1-related isoform X1, giving the protein MGAPGQLREAGRAGRAWLERSGPWKVRESLCGGENSGSSRAAMSQGPRQAAPPASSRAPGPHGYVVPVKQERDPRPGEKGPAEEEPVKKRGWPKGKKRKKVLPNGPKAPVTGYVRFLNERREQIRTRHPDLPFPEITKMLGAEWSKLQPAEKQRYLDEAEREKQQYMKELRAYQQSEAYKVCAERLQEKKIKREDSGSPGLLSAVLNGHKPGDCDGLSAFDVPIFTEEFLDQNKAREAELRRLRKMNVAFEEQNAVLQRHTQSMSSARERLEQELALEERRTLALQQQLQAVRQALTASFAALPVPGTGETPTLGTLDLYMARLHGAIERDPTRHEALIARIKEILAQVASEHL
- the HMG20B gene encoding SWI/SNF-related matrix-associated actin-dependent regulator of chromatin subfamily E member 1-related isoform X2, producing MSQGPRQAAPPASSRAPGPHGYVVPVKQERDPRPGEKGPAEEEPVKKRGWPKGKKRKKVLPNGPKAPVTGYVRFLNERREQIRTRHPDLPFPEITKMLGAEWSKLQPAEKQRYLDEAEREKQQYMKELRAYQQSEAYKVCAERLQEKKIKREDSGSPGLLSAVLNGHKPGDCDGLSAFDVPIFTEEFLDQNKAREAELRRLRKMNVAFEEQNAVLQRHTQSMSSARERLEQELALEERRTLALQQQLQAVRQALTASFAALPVPGTGETPTLGTLDLYMARLHGAIERDPTRHEALIARIKEILAQVASEHL
- the GIPC3 gene encoding PDZ domain-containing protein GIPC3, coding for MESPAPPEAPRTPPESPRAPPESPRAPPEAPHAHPEPPAAPRARPRLVFRTQLAHGSPTGKIEGFTNVRELYAKIAEAFGIAPTEILFCTLNSHKVDMQKLLGGQIGLEDFIFAHVRGETKEVEVTKTEDALGLTITDNGAGYAFIKRIKEGSIINRIEAVCVGDSIEAINDHSIVGCRHYEVARMLRELPKSQPFTLRLVQPKRAFDMIAQRHRSSKGPTEAKVASGRETLRLRAGGTATVEEVPSAFEEEASQKVDELLESYMGIRDPELAATMVESAKKTASVREFARCLDSVLGEFAFPDEFVVEVWAAIGDAREACG